A window of the Bacillus sp. A301a_S52 genome harbors these coding sequences:
- a CDS encoding YwpF-like family protein — protein sequence MKTFQLCSLTILFDDVLESGDDLKGKEIPLVDGLIINKEEAEKNWLLEAVLTPDWKDFFTDYLVNGQSFMTEVTITKRTNDPATLVCHVRSVNELEKHLSVHLEGVLVVKKEDLSDILIKNLIEEGYEGEALYKEYRQRKKDRGRAIQGILSSAYEEVKEKGYYRMGADNDTQD from the coding sequence ATGAAAACATTCCAGCTTTGTTCGTTAACGATTTTGTTTGATGATGTTCTTGAATCAGGAGATGATTTAAAAGGGAAAGAGATCCCATTAGTAGATGGGTTAATTATTAATAAAGAGGAAGCAGAAAAAAATTGGTTATTAGAGGCTGTTCTCACGCCTGATTGGAAGGATTTTTTTACTGATTACTTAGTCAATGGACAGTCTTTCATGACGGAAGTAACCATTACAAAGCGAACGAATGATCCAGCAACTCTCGTTTGTCATGTGCGTTCCGTCAATGAACTTGAGAAACATCTTAGTGTGCATTTAGAAGGGGTTCTTGTCGTTAAAAAAGAAGATTTATCAGATATTCTCATTAAAAACTTAATTGAGGAAGGGTACGAAGGCGAAGCACTTTATAAAGAATACCGGCAACGAAAAAAAGACCGCGGACGGGCGATTCAAGGTATTTTAAGTAGTGCTTATGAAGAGGTAAAGGAAAAAGGGTATTACCGAATGGGAGCAGATAATGACACACAAGATTAA
- a CDS encoding DUF2207 domain-containing protein, protein MDVQELTITELVFLIIFIVLSTVVIIIVVGERIKRHKLFNHISEETLSEEDFAKFSPQLISQLIYGRGVYTRHITAGLLDLVRRRVITLVKSEETESYYFYEKEPQKRGEIAREEGFLIDWLLYEVGASGKFSVDDLLTFTQDKAKREKFLERLYEWEDLMRSKLIEEKLIDTFPLIKRVLTAISVVMLLFGSGLIVSSGVLSVLFFISGIVTLLIMLTYSSMTHLGRLEYKKWVPFIHNIKEKPSAEYQDHESLTVSYVYAIAFNLSDTYVKKFPIREASQVSLKNNQFPLYVATSGPGAVAVTTEGVELINDMETSFEQIISPMTYDMADGSDGISE, encoded by the coding sequence ATGGATGTGCAAGAGCTAACGATCACTGAGCTCGTTTTTTTAATAATATTTATTGTCTTAAGTACAGTTGTGATAATCATCGTGGTTGGTGAACGAATAAAGCGGCATAAATTGTTCAATCACATTTCTGAGGAGACGTTGTCTGAAGAAGACTTTGCTAAATTCTCCCCTCAACTCATTTCTCAGCTTATTTATGGTAGGGGAGTTTATACGAGGCATATCACAGCTGGATTATTAGACCTTGTCAGAAGGCGTGTTATTACTTTGGTTAAATCTGAAGAAACTGAAAGCTATTATTTTTATGAAAAAGAACCACAAAAACGGGGGGAGATCGCCCGCGAAGAAGGCTTTTTAATAGACTGGCTTCTTTATGAAGTAGGGGCGAGTGGTAAGTTTTCTGTGGATGATCTACTTACTTTTACGCAGGATAAGGCAAAACGAGAAAAGTTCCTTGAACGGTTGTATGAGTGGGAAGACTTAATGCGGAGTAAGCTAATAGAGGAAAAATTAATTGACACCTTTCCTTTAATAAAACGTGTATTAACTGCTATCAGTGTCGTCATGCTGTTGTTTGGAAGTGGACTCATTGTCTCTTCAGGCGTGCTAAGTGTGTTATTTTTTATTAGCGGGATTGTGACATTGCTCATTATGTTAACATACTCGTCAATGACTCATCTAGGCCGGTTAGAATATAAGAAATGGGTACCGTTTATTCACAATATAAAGGAAAAGCCATCGGCAGAGTATCAAGATCATGAATCACTTACTGTGAGTTATGTGTATGCCATTGCATTTAACTTAAGTGATACGTATGTAAAGAAATTCCCTATTAGGGAAGCTTCTCAAGTATCGTTGAAAAATAATCAATTTCCTCTTTATGTTGCGACGAGCGGACCTGGAGCTGTGGCGGTGACGACTGAAGGTGTAGAATTGATCAACGACATGGAGACGTCCTTTGAGCAAATCATTTCACCTATGACGTATGATATGGCAGACGGTTCCGACGGTATTTCAGAGTAA
- a CDS encoding VTT domain-containing protein has translation MKKWAMAILLIALILFIMINWEWIVHLQQEDLSYFTEGVFEEVGYRLLWITIPLMIVQNVITLFPVLILIIIHFHLFGLIEGFLFSLIGTTLGALTCFWFARSFSSHWVERFWERNERRLAYVLRLIASYGVYILVVLRSIPIMPSNLISIAAAVSPLALRPYIWSSVLGNMSMIWLLSLLSAPLWIPENVFRPYLLSYIIFALTVSGYYAGRGILKQG, from the coding sequence ATGAAGAAATGGGCAATGGCCATATTACTAATCGCTCTTATTTTATTTATTATGATTAACTGGGAGTGGATCGTTCACCTTCAGCAGGAGGATTTGAGCTATTTTACAGAGGGCGTCTTTGAGGAAGTGGGTTATAGGTTATTGTGGATCACGATTCCACTCATGATTGTACAAAATGTGATAACACTATTCCCTGTCCTGATTTTAATTATCATACATTTCCATCTTTTTGGGCTAATTGAAGGATTCCTATTTAGTTTAATTGGGACGACATTAGGGGCTCTTACTTGTTTTTGGTTCGCCAGATCGTTTAGTTCACACTGGGTAGAGCGCTTTTGGGAAAGAAATGAAAGAAGGTTAGCCTATGTGTTAAGATTAATTGCTTCTTACGGTGTCTATATTTTAGTTGTGTTAAGAAGTATCCCTATAATGCCGAGTAATCTTATCTCAATTGCTGCTGCGGTAAGTCCTCTCGCTTTACGGCCCTATATATGGTCCTCTGTTTTAGGGAATATGTCAATGATATGGTTATTAAGCTTATTGTCAGCCCCCCTTTGGATACCTGAAAATGTGTTTAGGCCTTATCTTTTGAGCTATATTATCTTTGCACTTACTGTGAGTGGCTATTATGCAGGACGAGGAATCCTTAAACAAGGATAA
- a CDS encoding MFS transporter, whose protein sequence is MASIWKLKGMLFFFHAAMTIIVSYLPVYFQSLGLNGSEIGMLLAVGPAAAIVAQPFWGFMSDRRKTVKRILLLCLSSAFFVGFVFFQLEEFFLLFPVMFVFFSFMSPAGGLGDSLSQKVSVQRGVSFGSIRMWGSLGFGSASLAGGYILSYIGIANIYYVYASFLLLAILLTCLAPDSEPTKKPAQLIDAFRLLKERELVIFLAVILTISLTHRMNDSFLSLYIIELGGDESVIGLAWFIGVVMEAAVFALSVYWLYKFHPLTLMTFAAAIYMIRWLLMAMAPGPEFVLILQVMHGLAFGTFYLTAFQFVSKLVPEHLQSTGHLLFIAVFFGFSGVTGSLFGGAIINSFDVRTVYYVMVCLAVVGLVSALSYRHVFLKKSREMNA, encoded by the coding sequence ATGGCGTCTATTTGGAAATTGAAAGGAATGCTGTTTTTTTTCCATGCTGCAATGACGATAATTGTTAGTTACTTACCTGTTTATTTTCAGTCGTTAGGGCTTAATGGGTCTGAGATTGGTATGCTCCTTGCTGTTGGTCCAGCAGCAGCTATTGTAGCTCAGCCGTTTTGGGGATTTATGAGTGATCGGCGTAAAACAGTAAAACGGATTCTTTTATTGTGTTTAAGTAGTGCCTTTTTTGTTGGTTTCGTCTTTTTTCAGCTTGAAGAATTTTTCTTGCTATTTCCAGTTATGTTTGTGTTTTTTTCTTTCATGTCTCCAGCAGGGGGGCTTGGGGACAGTTTATCTCAAAAAGTATCGGTTCAACGTGGTGTTTCTTTTGGAAGTATTCGTATGTGGGGGTCCCTTGGTTTCGGGTCTGCTTCTTTAGCAGGAGGCTATATCTTGAGCTATATTGGGATTGCTAATATTTATTATGTCTATGCGTCTTTTCTATTACTGGCTATTCTATTAACGTGTTTAGCACCAGATAGTGAACCGACGAAAAAGCCTGCTCAGCTTATTGATGCATTTAGGCTGCTCAAAGAAAGGGAATTAGTCATTTTTTTAGCCGTCATATTAACGATTAGTTTAACTCATCGGATGAATGATTCATTTTTAAGCTTGTATATCATTGAATTAGGCGGTGACGAATCTGTTATTGGTTTAGCATGGTTCATCGGGGTGGTCATGGAGGCTGCTGTGTTTGCGTTAAGCGTTTATTGGCTTTATAAATTCCACCCGTTAACACTCATGACGTTCGCAGCAGCTATTTATATGATTAGATGGTTGTTAATGGCGATGGCACCTGGGCCTGAGTTCGTACTTATCTTACAAGTCATGCATGGTCTTGCGTTTGGAACTTTTTATTTGACAGCCTTTCAATTTGTCTCCAAGCTTGTGCCTGAGCATCTACAATCTACTGGTCACCTTTTATTTATTGCTGTATTTTTTGGCTTTTCTGGTGTCACAGGCTCGCTATTTGGAGGCGCTATTATAAATAGCTTTGATGTAAGAACTGTTTATTATGTAATGGTCTGTCTTGCTGTTGTTGGACTCGTTAGTGCACTAAGTTATCGTCATGTTTTTTTGAAAAAATCCCGTGAAATGAACGCATAA
- a CDS encoding EAL domain-containing protein, with product MDPLEVIENVPHVVPQFQPVLNSSEYRVIGYEVLGRINQEGSLISLGPFFRDLSVPSEYKWEVDKELYRQAVKRVLKDKLLSRLFFNVDPNTLVQLHCLEELMELFEEFCKEGLHRKQIVFEIRLTDYQGDLNDLSHMIMYMKASGYSVALDDIKTNDANLDQLSKLEPNIIKVELSDLKSSVNVHTYRDVLSALSIFARKIGAGLHFKGIQDAHQLHIAWKHGGRFLQGFYLHEPVDEFIDEHTIQPFLQKSIHSFIDMAHKKLQSQIDFIRWMDTKMEEKNHEVFTDQLVENIAKETHDASFRVYVCDVYGYQKSPNWIKNEDKQWTPDETTRGKNWSWRTYFLAHIMQMKYRKSGVLSDKYRDIETNDLIRTYSYPLGEEHYIFIDLDPVFLFENDWLL from the coding sequence TTGGATCCATTAGAAGTAATAGAAAATGTCCCACATGTCGTGCCTCAGTTTCAGCCAGTTTTAAATTCGAGTGAGTATAGGGTTATCGGTTATGAAGTACTGGGGAGGATAAATCAAGAGGGGTCACTTATTTCTTTAGGGCCTTTCTTTCGCGATTTGTCTGTTCCATCAGAATACAAGTGGGAAGTGGATAAAGAACTTTATCGTCAAGCTGTAAAACGTGTATTGAAAGACAAACTTTTATCTCGTTTATTCTTTAATGTGGATCCTAATACCCTTGTACAGCTACACTGCTTAGAAGAATTAATGGAGCTTTTTGAGGAATTTTGTAAGGAAGGCTTACATAGGAAACAAATCGTATTTGAAATCCGATTGACTGATTATCAAGGTGATTTGAATGATTTAAGTCACATGATTATGTATATGAAAGCGAGTGGATACAGCGTTGCGTTAGATGATATCAAAACGAATGATGCTAATTTAGATCAACTTTCTAAGTTGGAACCCAACATTATTAAAGTTGAATTGTCTGATTTGAAATCATCTGTCAACGTGCATACGTATCGAGATGTGTTAAGTGCGTTATCAATTTTTGCTAGGAAAATTGGTGCTGGGTTACATTTTAAAGGGATTCAAGATGCCCACCAACTTCACATAGCATGGAAACATGGCGGTCGTTTTTTACAAGGCTTTTATCTTCATGAACCTGTAGATGAGTTTATAGATGAGCATACCATTCAACCTTTTCTGCAGAAAAGTATTCATTCATTTATTGATATGGCACATAAGAAATTGCAAAGTCAAATTGACTTTATCCGCTGGATGGACACAAAAATGGAAGAAAAAAATCATGAAGTGTTTACTGATCAGCTAGTTGAAAATATAGCAAAAGAAACCCATGATGCCTCTTTCCGAGTCTATGTATGTGATGTGTACGGTTATCAAAAAAGTCCAAACTGGATTAAAAATGAAGATAAACAATGGACCCCTGATGAAACTACACGAGGGAAAAATTGGAGCTGGCGTACGTACTTTCTCGCCCATATTATGCAAATGAAGTATCGTAAATCAGGTGTGCTGTCTGATAAATATCGAGATATCGAAACGAATGACCTCATTCGCACCTACTCGTATCCTTTAGGTGAGGAACATTATATTTTTATAGATCTTGACCCTGTTTTTTTATTTGAGAACGATTGGCTTCTTTAA
- a CDS encoding PHP domain-containing protein, translating into MMALKADLHMHSTASDGGYSPSEVVRLCAKGELDLISLTDHDTTAGIAEAQRGAAHYNIRFIPGIELSTRVNGQSVDILGYGIDVTDHQLQETLSFHRNKREQRMIRMVEKCRDHDLHISLEDVEAQVTGETYSRPHLAKALIKKGYGASVQEIFEKYIGYGKPCYVTKEKEMLPQEAIRLIHEAGGVAIVAHPIYYDIDESIFKWCIEDGLDGIEVYHRDHPPHVIARFRRLSERVEKTLGKPILKTGGSDFHHEDFGREGERLGVTKLPFQEAEKLWTRCNE; encoded by the coding sequence ATAATGGCTCTAAAAGCAGACCTTCATATGCATTCCACTGCCTCGGACGGCGGCTATTCGCCGTCTGAAGTGGTAAGGCTTTGTGCTAAAGGGGAACTTGATCTTATTTCTTTAACGGATCACGATACGACAGCAGGCATTGCAGAAGCTCAAAGGGGAGCGGCTCATTATAACATTCGTTTTATTCCTGGAATTGAATTATCAACACGAGTGAATGGTCAAAGTGTTGATATTTTAGGTTATGGCATAGATGTGACTGATCATCAGCTTCAGGAAACGCTATCTTTCCATCGGAACAAGCGGGAACAAAGGATGATAAGAATGGTAGAAAAATGCCGTGATCACGATCTACATATTTCATTAGAAGATGTAGAAGCTCAAGTAACAGGAGAGACATATTCTCGTCCACATCTTGCGAAGGCTTTAATAAAAAAAGGATATGGTGCCTCAGTACAAGAGATCTTTGAAAAATATATAGGCTATGGGAAACCGTGTTATGTGACGAAAGAGAAAGAAATGCTCCCACAAGAAGCAATAAGGCTCATTCACGAAGCTGGAGGAGTAGCGATCGTTGCTCATCCGATTTATTATGATATAGATGAATCTATTTTTAAATGGTGCATAGAAGATGGTCTTGATGGAATTGAAGTTTATCATAGAGACCATCCTCCGCACGTGATAGCGCGCTTTCGCCGTCTCAGTGAACGAGTAGAAAAAACATTAGGAAAGCCGATTCTTAAGACAGGTGGGTCTGACTTTCATCATGAAGACTTCGGACGAGAAGGAGAGCGGCTAGGGGTGACTAAACTGCCTTTTCAGGAGGCCGAAAAACTGTGGACGCGCTGTAATGAATAA
- the nadE gene encoding ammonia-dependent NAD(+) synthetase: MLEFQQNVIATLKVKSHIDPKEEIRNRVNFLKAYVKKAGMKGYVLGISGGQDSSLLGKLIQLAMEELNTEEKTDDYTFIAVRLPYGDQADEVDAQTALDFIQPYKRVTVNIKRAVDSSVSQFIEATGETMSDFVKGNTKARERMKVQYDLGAHFQCLVAGTDHAAEAVTGFFTKFGDGACDVTPLFGLNKRQGKELLKFLEAPEILYTKTPTADLEDEKPLLSDEQALGMTYDQIDDYLEGKELSDDIKKNLERRYKLTEHKRQLPVTLFDYWWQS; the protein is encoded by the coding sequence ATGCTAGAGTTTCAGCAAAACGTAATTGCTACACTGAAAGTAAAGTCACATATTGATCCTAAAGAAGAAATCAGAAATCGAGTTAACTTTCTAAAGGCCTACGTAAAAAAAGCTGGAATGAAAGGGTATGTGCTTGGTATATCTGGTGGACAGGATTCCTCACTACTTGGAAAGTTAATTCAACTTGCCATGGAAGAATTAAATACTGAGGAAAAGACAGATGACTATACATTTATTGCTGTCCGTCTTCCGTATGGAGATCAAGCCGATGAAGTAGATGCGCAAACTGCTCTAGATTTTATTCAGCCGTATAAAAGAGTCACAGTCAATATCAAAAGAGCAGTAGATAGTTCAGTTTCTCAGTTCATAGAAGCGACTGGTGAAACGATGTCCGACTTTGTAAAGGGAAATACGAAGGCTAGAGAAAGAATGAAAGTTCAATATGATCTAGGGGCTCATTTTCAATGTTTAGTTGCGGGAACCGACCATGCAGCAGAAGCGGTTACAGGATTTTTCACTAAATTCGGAGACGGTGCATGTGATGTGACGCCCTTATTTGGATTAAACAAACGGCAAGGAAAAGAACTTCTAAAATTTTTGGAAGCACCTGAGATTTTATACACGAAAACACCTACAGCTGACCTTGAAGACGAGAAACCTTTGCTATCAGATGAGCAAGCTCTAGGGATGACGTATGATCAAATCGATGACTACTTAGAAGGAAAAGAACTCTCTGATGATATTAAGAAGAATTTAGAAAGGCGCTATAAGTTAACAGAACATAAACGGCAATTGCCAGTCACCTTATTTGATTATTGGTGGCAATCATAA
- the tlp gene encoding small acid-soluble spore protein Tlp: MAKKDDRSNNVERLETMVENTQENIEEANSTLDNRHLSEQEKDNIRHKNERREQSIEAFKNEIADEKGDREHGRI, encoded by the coding sequence ATGGCTAAAAAGGATGACCGTTCCAATAATGTTGAAAGATTAGAAACAATGGTGGAGAACACGCAGGAAAACATAGAAGAGGCAAATTCCACACTTGACAATCGTCATTTATCTGAACAAGAAAAAGACAACATTCGTCATAAAAATGAGCGTCGGGAGCAGAGTATTGAAGCATTTAAGAATGAAATTGCCGACGAAAAAGGAGACAGAGAGCACGGACGCATTTAA
- a CDS encoding acyl-CoA thioesterase, which produces MLINEATITVRYAETDQMGVVYHANYLVWCEIGRTGLIEQLGFKYTDMEKQGVLSPVINVNMNYLKPAKYGQEVMVKTWIESYTGIRVKYGYEMHNSIGELCLTGTSEHVCVDAETFRPVNIKKVFPDWHIAYETHKRPV; this is translated from the coding sequence ATGTTGATAAATGAAGCGACTATCACAGTTAGATATGCAGAAACAGATCAAATGGGTGTGGTATATCATGCCAATTACCTGGTGTGGTGTGAAATTGGGAGAACAGGATTAATTGAACAGCTAGGTTTTAAATATACGGATATGGAGAAGCAAGGTGTATTATCTCCCGTTATTAACGTCAATATGAATTATTTAAAACCTGCAAAGTATGGTCAAGAAGTAATGGTTAAAACATGGATTGAATCTTATACAGGCATTAGAGTCAAATATGGTTACGAGATGCACAATTCGATCGGAGAATTATGCTTAACTGGGACGAGTGAGCATGTTTGTGTTGACGCGGAAACTTTCCGGCCTGTAAACATTAAAAAAGTATTTCCTGACTGGCACATCGCTTATGAGACGCACAAACGTCCTGTCTAA
- a CDS encoding AAA family ATPase encodes MCKQAGYESLTNEIEKWKDTSFKEANEAELVRILDNDLLEDDDQIADVMAMLAGRRYERKREWDNQVDQLLTGASDKAPSSPYVADVWVDVALSSMNEPWFLEELPKIRETDHSQGKKSKIDRLLTLVQQAKAWYQELKGKEERIEHVLLYATDEDKKERMKEALSLIEQVGNRLEEILRSAKAYKRTINGIYASREKKQQLDEAIDELMDHLYQWETWRKTSDEEMTTALASLYAMTGIEEVKRKVETHYHYLEYEKERQRQGYHFENARSLNMILTGNPGTGKTSIARLLAKIYYELGALPREEVVEVDRSHLVGAYVGQTEEKTMKVIQKALGGILFIDEAYSLKREGSGGADYGQTAIDTLVSALTSGDYAGKFAVILAGYPEEMRTFLWSNPGLRSRFPETNHIYLPDFSMNELIEIAEQVALDNDFSLTEEALTELKKRIEKEKVDESFGNARTVKNIILDAIFHKGAQTAKEKAYSKESFTVLDADAFKRHDRTDDSDEQVGENQLNKLVGLTNVKKEVRQLSSFVQVQKEREKLGLPTVPIQLHAVFTGSPGTGKTTVASIYSHILYDLGLLKRGHMIVAGRSDLVAGYVGQTAIKTKKKIREALGGVLFIDEAYSLVSKGPQDFGREAVDTLVEEMSKHGENLVVVLAGYSAEIAELMKTNPGLASRFKKYIDFPDYSSEELLQILKYYIDQFGYTLDGKTEGALREKLHESPQKGNGRGMKDQVEEAIQRQAFRLIKETNNYDVSQLTIDDFPLMDEED; translated from the coding sequence ATGTGTAAACAAGCTGGATATGAGTCGTTGACGAACGAAATAGAAAAATGGAAGGATACATCTTTTAAAGAGGCGAATGAAGCTGAACTGGTGAGAATATTAGACAATGATTTATTGGAAGATGACGATCAAATAGCTGATGTGATGGCAATGCTCGCTGGCAGGCGGTATGAACGAAAAAGAGAATGGGATAATCAAGTAGACCAACTACTTACTGGTGCTAGTGATAAAGCTCCTTCCTCACCATACGTGGCAGATGTATGGGTAGATGTAGCGTTATCGTCCATGAACGAACCTTGGTTTCTAGAAGAATTACCTAAAATTCGTGAAACAGATCATAGTCAAGGAAAAAAAAGTAAAATAGACCGACTTTTAACCCTTGTGCAACAAGCAAAAGCTTGGTATCAAGAGTTAAAGGGAAAGGAAGAACGGATCGAACACGTGTTACTTTATGCAACTGATGAAGATAAGAAAGAGAGAATGAAAGAGGCCTTAAGTTTAATTGAACAGGTCGGTAACCGTCTTGAAGAGATTTTAAGGAGTGCAAAAGCCTATAAAAGAACAATTAACGGGATCTACGCCTCTAGGGAAAAAAAACAACAGCTAGATGAGGCTATTGATGAGTTAATGGATCATCTTTATCAATGGGAAACTTGGCGAAAAACCTCTGATGAAGAGATGACAACGGCCTTAGCTTCCCTATATGCTATGACAGGTATTGAAGAAGTAAAACGCAAAGTAGAAACACATTACCATTACCTTGAATATGAAAAAGAACGGCAGCGGCAAGGCTATCATTTTGAAAACGCAAGAAGCTTGAACATGATTTTAACTGGCAATCCGGGCACAGGTAAAACCTCTATTGCTCGGCTGTTAGCTAAAATTTATTATGAACTAGGTGCCCTGCCCCGTGAAGAGGTGGTAGAAGTAGATAGATCACATTTAGTAGGGGCGTATGTAGGACAAACAGAAGAAAAAACCATGAAAGTGATTCAAAAAGCATTAGGTGGCATCTTATTTATTGATGAAGCTTACAGCTTAAAGCGGGAGGGAAGCGGAGGGGCAGATTATGGACAAACGGCTATTGATACACTCGTCTCTGCTCTAACTAGCGGAGACTATGCAGGTAAGTTTGCAGTAATCCTTGCAGGTTACCCAGAAGAGATGAGGACATTTTTATGGAGTAATCCTGGTTTACGAAGCCGTTTTCCCGAAACAAATCATATTTATTTACCCGACTTTTCAATGAATGAACTTATAGAAATTGCTGAACAGGTAGCATTAGATAATGATTTTTCATTAACTGAAGAGGCATTAACGGAACTGAAGAAACGCATAGAGAAAGAAAAAGTAGATGAAAGTTTTGGCAATGCTAGAACAGTAAAAAATATCATTTTGGATGCTATCTTTCATAAGGGCGCGCAAACGGCGAAAGAAAAGGCTTACTCCAAAGAAAGTTTTACCGTGTTAGATGCTGATGCATTCAAACGACATGACCGAACAGACGATAGTGATGAGCAAGTCGGTGAAAATCAATTAAATAAGCTTGTTGGATTAACGAATGTGAAAAAAGAAGTACGCCAACTTTCTTCCTTTGTACAGGTGCAAAAGGAACGAGAAAAACTAGGGCTTCCCACTGTTCCCATCCAACTTCATGCTGTGTTTACAGGTTCACCAGGCACTGGGAAAACAACGGTGGCAAGTATTTATAGCCATATTTTATATGATTTAGGGCTATTAAAACGTGGCCATATGATTGTCGCCGGTCGAAGTGATTTAGTAGCAGGGTATGTGGGCCAAACAGCGATAAAAACTAAAAAGAAAATTCGTGAAGCACTTGGAGGCGTCTTATTCATTGATGAAGCCTATTCTTTAGTTAGCAAAGGACCACAAGATTTTGGCAGAGAAGCAGTTGATACGTTAGTCGAAGAAATGTCAAAGCACGGTGAAAATCTCGTTGTGGTGTTAGCTGGGTATTCTGCAGAGATAGCAGAATTGATGAAAACAAATCCAGGGCTTGCGTCGAGATTTAAGAAATATATAGATTTTCCAGACTATTCATCAGAGGAGCTCTTACAGATATTAAAATACTATATCGATCAATTTGGGTATACATTAGACGGTAAGACGGAAGGAGCATTGCGAGAAAAACTTCATGAAAGCCCCCAAAAAGGTAATGGACGGGGCATGAAAGATCAAGTGGAAGAAGCAATACAGCGTCAAGCTTTTCGGTTAATTAAAGAGACTAATAACTATGATGTTTCCCAGTTGACAATAGACGATTTCCCACTGATGGATGAGGAGGATTAA
- a CDS encoding EamA family transporter yields MLACATSSWGSAFIAGNIATQDLNPGTVAFFRFFFATLLLIPLMLWLDKGGRRPKGKEWLVMAFLGLTGIALYNIAFFIATRDAPVVKSSLFIASNPILILLMSALFLKEKIKGRQVFGLTLALSGASIIITEGKFSTLITVGFQQVDLVLLIAVICWALYSVVGKIALQTFSSLTCTTYAVGTGTIMLLPFVMVETSFTELQNTNLLSWAAIIHMSIIVSVLSFVMYYQGIKMIGAARASIFINLMPLSAVILAVVILEEPFTFVHFLGAFLVLAGVTIGSRSRGIGNKTTKTPVMVDGR; encoded by the coding sequence ATGCTTGCTTGTGCCACAAGTAGCTGGGGAAGTGCGTTTATTGCTGGCAACATTGCTACTCAGGACTTAAATCCTGGTACAGTGGCTTTTTTTAGGTTTTTTTTCGCTACCTTATTATTAATCCCCCTTATGCTCTGGTTGGATAAAGGAGGACGGCGTCCTAAAGGTAAGGAATGGCTAGTTATGGCATTCCTTGGATTAACAGGCATTGCGTTATATAACATTGCTTTTTTTATTGCCACAAGAGATGCACCCGTTGTTAAAAGCTCACTTTTTATTGCTTCTAATCCAATATTAATTTTGCTAATGTCTGCTCTTTTTTTAAAGGAAAAGATAAAAGGAAGACAGGTTTTTGGGTTAACTTTGGCACTAAGTGGTGCAAGTATTATTATAACGGAAGGCAAGTTTAGCACATTAATAACTGTTGGCTTTCAACAAGTTGATTTAGTTCTATTAATAGCTGTGATATGTTGGGCTTTATATAGTGTGGTGGGAAAAATAGCATTACAAACATTTAGTTCGCTAACGTGTACAACTTATGCTGTAGGAACGGGTACCATCATGTTGCTTCCGTTTGTTATGGTAGAAACAAGCTTTACCGAACTTCAAAATACCAACCTACTGTCATGGGCAGCAATTATTCATATGAGTATCATCGTGTCTGTACTTAGTTTTGTTATGTATTATCAGGGAATAAAAATGATTGGTGCTGCAAGAGCCTCGATTTTCATCAATTTAATGCCTTTGTCTGCAGTTATTCTAGCAGTAGTTATTCTTGAGGAACCCTTTACATTTGTTCATTTTTTAGGAGCTTTTCTCGTCTTGGCAGGTGTGACAATCGGCAGCAGGAGTCGTGGCATTGGGAACAAAACAACGAAAACCCCTGTAATGGTCGATGGGAGGTAA